In Primulina eburnea isolate SZY01 chromosome 3, ASM2296580v1, whole genome shotgun sequence, one DNA window encodes the following:
- the LOC140827183 gene encoding uncharacterized protein — translation MKEVVSNKGGVFFVYGYGGTGKTFVWKTLSAYLRSKGEIVLNVASSGIASLLLPGGRTAHSRFAISFNPNEESTCNIKQGSHLAELIVKFKLIIWDEAPMTHKLCFEALDKSMKDIMRFVNPSSLHLPFGGKTVVFGGDFRQILHVIPKDSRQDIVHATINSSYLWRHYIPDELLIKDGNDSIAAIVESTYPSLDNNINNNAYFQQRVILAPTLDVVQSIYEYMISLNHSEGKLYLSSNTTFQSDRNVDLLNDVHTPEFLNGIRCSGVPNHELNLKVGTPVMLLRNIDHSLGLCNDTRLIVTRLENHVLEGQIITGSNGGHKVLIPRISLMSSDPRLPFKFQ, via the exons ATGAAAGAAGTTGTTTCAAATAAGGGAGGAGTATTCTTTGTATATGGATATGGAGGTACTGGAAAAACATTTGTCTGGAAGACTCTGTCTGCATACTTGAGATCGAAGGGGGAAATTGTCTTGAATGTGGCATCCAGTGGTATAGCATCTCTTCTACTGCCTGGTGGAAGAACTGCCCATTCCCGTTTTGCAATTTCATTTAATCCCAATGAAGAATCAACATGCAATATCAAACAAGGGAGTCATCTTGCAGAGCTTATTGTAAAATTTAAACTTATCATTTGGGATGAGGCTCCAATGACACATAAGTTATGTTTTGAAGCTTTGGATAAAAGCATGAAAGATATAATGAGATTTGTCAATCCTTCAAGCCTTCATTTGCCTTTTGGAGGCAAAACGGTTGTTTTTGGTGGCGATTTTCGACAAATATTGCATGTTATTCCAAAAGACAGTAGACAAGATATTGTTCACGCCACTATCAATTCTTCATATCTTTGGAGACATT ATATTCCTGATGAACTTTTGATCAAAGATGGCAATGATTCTATTGCAGCAATAGTTGAGAGTACGTATCCGTCATTAGacaacaatatcaataataatgcATATTTTCAGCAAAGAGTTATTTTGGCACCAACACTTGATGTCGTTCAATCCATATATGAATATATGATATCTCTAAACCATTCAGAGGGAAAGTTGTATTTAAGTTCTAATACGACGTTTCAGTCAGATAGAAATGTTGATTTGCTGAATGATGTGCATACCCCTGAATTCTTAAATGGAATAAGATGTTCTGGAGTACCGAATCACGAGTTAAATTTGAAGGTTGGAACTCCGGTTATGTTGCTGCGGAATATAGATCATTCTCTTGGATTATGCAATGACACTAGATTGATCGTGACAAGGCTCGAAAACCATGTTTTGGAAGGACAGATTATAACTGGAAGTAATGGAGGTCATAAAGTACTTATTCCAAGAATTTCATTGATGTCTTCTGATCCAAGACTTCCTTTTAAATTTCAATGA